In the genome of Pseudonocardia cypriaca, the window TCCTGCAGCGCTGTCGGCGCGCCGGTACTCGACGGAGGTCGACGTCGTCCTCGACGTGCGCGACCCGTTCCTCGACCGGGGCGGTCGGTTCCGGCTGCGGGGCGGGCCGGACGGCGCCGAGTGCGCGGCGGCGGAGGCGGGCGCCCCGGTCGTCGGGATCGAGATGGCCGCGCTCGGCTCGCTGCTGTTCGGCGGCGCGCACGCAGGCTCGCTCGCCCGCGCCGGCCTGATCCACGCCGACGACCCGGCGGTCCTGCGCCGCGTCTCCACCGCTTTCCAGGGTGAACGCACGCCCCGGCACGGCACCGACTTCTGATCCGCATAGGGGCGGCGGGGCCGGGGTAGACCCGGAGCATGGCGTTCCAGGTGACCGAGGTACAGCGCGTCCTCAAGGGCGCCGACTACCCGATGGACGGCGACCAGCTCGCCGCACTCGCGAAGAAGAACGGCGCGGACGACGACCTCGTCGGAGCCCTGAAGGGCCTGGGCGAGGTCGACGGACCCAACGGCGTGATGAAGCAGCTCAAGGGAGACCTGGGCGGGTCGACGCCGGGTGGGAACAAGTCCGACCAGCGGGAGTACAAGGACGTCGAGGGCCCTGCGTTCCAGGTCAACGAGGTGCAGAAGTACCTCAAGGGTGCCGACTACCCGATGGACGGCAAGGAGCTCGCCGCGCTCGCCGAGAAGAACGGGGCGGGCGACGACCTCACGGGCGCGCTGAAGGGTGTGGGCCGGGCCAACGGGCCCAACGAGGTGATGAAGCAGCTCAAGGACCACCTCGGCGGCAAGCCCGGCGACTGAGCCCACCGCGCGGCGTGCCTCAGAGCAGCAGGAACAGCGCGATGAGGCACGCCGTCAGCACGATCGACAGCACCACGGAGCCGAGGCAACCGAGCCTGCGGCTGTAGAACGCAATCACCGGCCATGTGTACCCGCCCGCGGCGCCGTCCACCGCGGAGGCAAGCGGTTGTCGGGCGGAGTTGGGGCGGGTGATGGCGCTCTTCGGATTCCACGCATCCCACGAACAGGTACACCCCGGCGCACTGCTGACCGCAGTGCAGCGGGCCGAGGCGGCGGGGTTCGACGCCGCGATGTCGTCGGACCACCTCTCCCCGTGGAGCGCCCGCCAGGGCCAGTCGGCGTTCGCCTGGTCCTGGCTGGGCGCCGCGATGCAGGCGACGGCGCTGCCGTTCGGCGTCGTGAACGCGCCGGGCCAGCGCTACCACCCGGTGATCATCGCGCAGGCCATCGGCACGCTGTCCGCGATGTACCCGGGCCGGTTCTGGGCCGCACTTGGCACCGGCGAAGCGAGCAACGAGCACATCACCGGCGACCCGTGGCCGCGCAAGGAGACCCGCACCGCGCGACTGCGCGAGTGCGTCGACGTGATCCGCGCGCTGCTGCGGGGCGAGGAGGTCAGCCACGACGGCCTCGTCCGCGTGGACCGGGCACGGGTGTGGACGCTGCCGCCGGAGCCGCCACCGCTGGTCGGAGCCGCGGTGAGCGCGCGGACCGCGGCCTGGTGCGCCGAGTGGGCCGACGGGCTGATCACGATCAACCAGCCCGTGGAGACGCTGCGCGAGATCGTGTCCGCCTACCGGGACGCGGGTGGGCGCGGCCGGCTCCACCTGCAGGTGCACCTGAGCTGGGACCCCGACCCGGACCGCGCAGAGGCCATCGCCCACGACCAGTGGCGCAGCAACGTCTTCCCCCCGCCCGCCTGCTGGGACATCGACTCGGCCGCCGTGTTCGACGCCGTCTCCGAGCACGTCCCGCCCAGCGCGCTGCACGGCCCCGTCGTGATCTCCCACGACCTGGACCGGCACGCCGCGCAGC includes:
- a CDS encoding TIGR03885 family FMN-dependent LLM class oxidoreductase — encoded protein: MALFGFHASHEQVHPGALLTAVQRAEAAGFDAAMSSDHLSPWSARQGQSAFAWSWLGAAMQATALPFGVVNAPGQRYHPVIIAQAIGTLSAMYPGRFWAALGTGEASNEHITGDPWPRKETRTARLRECVDVIRALLRGEEVSHDGLVRVDRARVWTLPPEPPPLVGAAVSARTAAWCAEWADGLITINQPVETLREIVSAYRDAGGRGRLHLQVHLSWDPDPDRAEAIAHDQWRSNVFPPPACWDIDSAAVFDAVSEHVPPSALHGPVVISHDLDRHAAQLAEYAGLGFDEIALHHVGKEQEAFVDAFGSKVLPQLREGTA
- a CDS encoding DUF2795 domain-containing protein, yielding MTEVQRVLKGADYPMDGDQLAALAKKNGADDDLVGALKGLGEVDGPNGVMKQLKGDLGGSTPGGNKSDQREYKDVEGPAFQVNEVQKYLKGADYPMDGKELAALAEKNGAGDDLTGALKGVGRANGPNEVMKQLKDHLGGKPGD